GGGCAGAGCAGAAACCCTGCGGGGGGCAGAGCAGAAACCCTGCGGGGGCGGAGCAGAAACCCTGCGGGGGCGGAGCGGGGTCAGCCGCACGTATCGAGTGCTCAGCAAAGGCTGGAGGGGAATTCACCGCTGAGAGATGTGTGCGACTGCTTAACAAACTGCCATTTACACGGTGTTTCAGCCATCTAAGTAGACATTCTCTTATTTCTGTGgcgttttgcctttttgtttccGGTTTTGAAAGCCATCTATTAAGAAATTAAGATTTCCAGAGCTGACTGAGTGCTTTTTTTAACACTGATCTGTACTCCCACAGTGTGTATCCTGGGCTGGGACATCATGTAAGATCATTCTCATCAAAAACACATCCCTACAACTCAGTGTGTTCAGTCTGCGTTGCCACGTTAGACGTGCTTTTATCTGTTTATATTTCCAACTTCATAAAAATATGGGCTTTTTTACCTTTAAAGATGATACAACAGCATATTCCTAGTGCACTGGCACAACCTTACCCTCAAGAGTGcctaaaaggaaaacatactgTGATCCTTCTGTTAAAACATGGAGAAGATGAAAATTGTatcatgcatttttcttttttttttttaagcagaagaaaggctAAATTTCCATATtcacaaaacagcaacaacatttGAGTTTTCAGGGTCTGTAAAACCCATTTATGCTGTATCCAGTAGGATTGCAGTCAGCAGCGCTGGTTTGCTGTATGAAGCGGTTCTGTTCGCCTGTGGTGCTGGTGGTTGTTGAGATGTGATGGTGCCTCCAATGCTGTGTGTCTTTATAGGAGAAAACAGCTCCTGAGGGGTGTACAGATCATTGTAGTGCAGCACATGGGGTCCTCGTGTTTTGGGAGTGGGGGGCAGAGCGAGGAGCAGGAGCCACAGCTCCAGTTAGACACTGTCTTGATTTAAACCTCAGTAGTCAAGATCGTTCTTTGGTAACAACTTGGGCTTTCAGCAGTTTGGGAGGGAAAGAGTAGGGAAAAGTTTGTCTGGGTATAAACACGTACCCAGACACATACCATGTACTGTCAcgtggagaggaaaacaaaacaaaacagttgtGAAATAAAAGAGGCTATCTGGAAAAATGTTGCTTCAAGACTGAGTAACCCAGTATGTTTCCATTCAAAAGATTTTGTGGTTATCTggcttttcagaagagaaaaataatgttattaatGCAGATTAAGCAGTTTCACttcttgctgttttcatttcatttgtgAACCTTCAATCTCTTCACAACCAGAGTATCTTTCTTCATTTGATGTTTCTGTTTGATGCTACATCTCTGCATTGGCGTCTCCCCCCGGCACATCGGTAAaacctctcctttctccctcgTGCTGTTCTAACGTGGTTTGCTCCCCGCACTCTGCGGCAGGACTGGTCCCAGCGCCGCTGTCCGTGTGTCTGCCCCTGTCCGTGCGTCTGCCCCAGGCTCCTTCTCCTCTGTGCACCAGGATTCCGGGATTTTCACCTGCCCGCTTGCTCCTGCAATAACTCTTGTATTTCCTGCAAACTGCTCTAGGTCCACTGCTGTTTACACATATAAACATGTTACATAGGTAAATTCCGCTGACATTTATATAATTCAAATATTATCTGTCCCTTGAGCTGGTGTGTAAATGAGACAGCAGATACGTTGTGCATTGGTTACTCATAGCCCAGAGAGAGTTGTTGTTGAGCAcactcttaaaaaaacaaagcaacatgTGACTCTGTGTTAAATATACTGCGAGTAGCAAACACGTGATCTGGTCGTTGCCACATATCCTCTGTTGCTTAACAGTAACACCTACAAGCGCTTACTGAAAAAAGgctaaacaaaacacaattatTGGATTATTGagcctaaaatattttcaataaatggCTAAATAAACTTTGGCAGAGAAAGTCCTtgagattattttatttggcTACCGCCTGTGCTGATCAATAAAAATGAAGCTtatcctgaaataaaatatcttcagctgcagaaagagacaCAGTGTACTGACCAGCTTCTCTGCAGTTCTGTGCGACTTCCCAGCTCACTCGCAGAGCACCCCCGCGGTTTGGCATCGCACCGTGTTTCTGAGCCGAGGTGTCAGTGCTCGTGCTTCTGCATTTCGTACTGTCCCGTCACGCTGGGGAGGATCAACAGCCTCATACTTTAGATGCCTTTCACACAAACCCCTTAGTTTATTCTGGTTCTGTTTGCAATTCTGCCACCAGGTTCTTGGGTAGAGCTCCACTTCAGCAGCAATGGCAACGGCGGTGGAAGCGCCGTCACCCCGACGGGCCAGGAACAGGTGCCTGCCTCCATTTCCATTCACAACGGTGACATGGAGAAAATTCTCCTCGATGCTCAGCATGAGTCTGGAAGAAGCAGCTCAAGAGAAAGTTCTCATTGCGACAGGTAAACAGAATGCTGTGGTGGAGGCCAGGGGTGCTATTGCACAAAACCATTTTCGTGCACaagaggaaaagacaaatacagaaatgctgacatatgtgtatgtatatacacatgcacatgcatgtacatatacgcagagagaggaaaatttcttatttaaaagatTGGTATTTAAATACTAGAGTAACATTTGGGTAGAAGCCTGTCCTGAAACCAGAAAGAAGGTGCAGGGAGAGGACGGTCGAAGACTTCCTGCATCTCATGGAGATGCCATGGCAGGGTTTCGGTGCATCTCGGTAAAGTCCAGCGGCAGCAGCTGCACTGCGCATGGGTGTGCTGTTTgcgtgcaggcagcagccttgTCCTAGTGCATTAAATACTCCGGGGCCGTTATTAATTCATGTATTTGATTGTGATGGGCTCTAAAGTCTGCAGCCTAAAGTTTAACAGTAGGATGCAGAACTTCCTAGTTTGAATTCAAACCAAACCCCACTTTCATTCCCCATTTGCTGCCCATTGTTATTTAGTAAGTAACACAGGCCAAATCATACAGCCTCCCAGGCATATCTCTGCACTGCTGAAAACCAGCTCTGTGCAGCAGTCTTCTTGACAGATTGTTAGGAAATCAAAGATTAATTGAATATGATGGCTGGATTGTGTCACCTGCTGACAGATTAATCTCTTAAGTTACGGTCAGGGCACTCTAGCTCTTTGGGAGAACTCTTCATACAAGCTTTATTGGCTGGCTTTTAGTTCATACCACAAACAATGTCACACAAAATGTAATGAGTTGTTTCTTCCTTGCGCTTCTGTCTTTATCAAGCCCTCCTCGTTCCCAGACACCTCAGGACAGTCACAGAGCTTTGGAATTAGAGAGTCACAGCAGCGGAGAGAAGAACAGCTTTCAGGTAAACAGCTTGTCTCGCTTGGGGAGAAAGAATTTCTTactctttgtttaaaaacagcATTAAGAAATAAGAGGTGAAGCTACTAATGTAGAGACTTAAATAACTTAGTAACTTTGAATAAGCTTTGCAGAATCGGGCTTTGGGTGTTTGCATCTGACTTGcgtggagatttttttttttttttttaaactaaccTGAGATATCTGAGAAGGATTTAAGTGCCCTAATCTGTTGTCTTTTAGAATGGCTGGGTTCTCAAGTGCCTCTCCCAGCACAAGCTGGAAGTGCCCACCTACCAGAAGCTTCTAGGAGAAAAGCTAATGCAGAGCATAACCGCTGGtctgggagggagggagctgcAGTCAGCACCTTACTCAGTCTCCAGCTTCTGGGGATCCTGAGGCGCGTTCTCTGCGCTGGTTTCATTTGTCCTGTGCAGTGGGCATTATGCTTCTCAATAGGTCCACGGTGATGTAAGTCTAAAGATTGAGAGACAGCTGCATTTTACATTGTGGTGTATAGGAAACGCCTCAGTAGGGCAGGTACACGCATGGTTGTACAGGTGAACATCAGGGTTCTGTGGACAACTCATCACGCGGAagtttcctcttcctccttgaCTGTCAACTTGGTACCTTTTGTGCATCCCCACAACGAAATGGTATTTAGATGTACAACCTGCGGTGCATTGTGAATGTAAAAAGGGAATTTGGCAGGAGCAAGAATTTCTAAAGTCACCTAAACATGACAGCAAATAACATACATTTTCAAAGCGCTGCCATAGCTTTGTGATTCCTGTTCATTTTAACCACCAGTACTTAACATTTCTACGTGCTGCTTTGAAAAGCTCACTGTTAttcctattttcattttgtatgtttgtttacgtacttgcaaagaaaattagtaaataCATTTGTGAAAAGAATGGGGAAAGGGATACTGTGTATTAACCATATTTTATCAATGTGTAGCTTATTGCATGATGACAGGCTAAAAATCTCGAGTCTTCACTGTAATTAGATATTAGcttcaatatgaaaaaaatacatttcgAGCAGTGAAGTATTAAAAGTATTCAAGtaaatttctctgcttttccaaagaCTTGCTGTATTATCTTGGGTAAGTCTCCCTGCACTGTTTATGTATAAAGAGATactattttctccttcagttgaaatatattttgtgcCTATGCCTAATGGTTACAGGGTTAGCAGTTGGCAATTAGAAACCAAGATAATATTTTACTTGGAGCCTCTGCTTGAAAAGAAATAGCAATGTACAATAAACTAGCAAAAGTCACCAGCACCAAGAGTTACGCTCCAATGCGCAacgttatttttaaaattctaataaGAGCTCAGGACTCTTccattttactttaaaaaaaccctgattttTTCCATCATGTCCCATTTTCAATTACAGTTGTTTATCTTGTGTAGCTGAGGGGGCGCTGGGTCTTATCTCAGGGTCTCCTTGGTTGCCTTGGCTGTTAGTTCAGGGCTGGTCTTTTTCTGCCCAGTCTTGCGAACTTTTTAAAACCAAGTCTGTGTGTTGGCTGTTTGTACAGTATTTACCCACGAGAGGTTTAACTTCATACAGTTTCTAGGTTATACAGCTGTACCAACACCACATAGATGTAGTCGGTTCTCAAAATGACAAGAAAAGTGCTTGGTCCCATTGCCTCGTCCTTTAGCTGAAACTCTCCCGTCACCTCTACAGCTCCTACAGGAATCACCACCTCTGGGTTAGCTAAATACATGACTGGAAATTTAATTCTATTGCCAGAAAACTCCTCTGAAGTTTAAAGACCACTATTTAGGCTTTGAGAACAGCTGATCAAAAGTTAGAAAACCATCAGAATTAAAGTTCCCTGGGCAATTTCGTTTCCATTCTTACATGTGTACGTGTGCATATATAGCTGTTTTAATTCTATGATCAGATGCTATTTTTATCACAAGACCTTGGCTCCATTTAATGCACGCGTATGAAGCAAGAAGCTATATTCTgattcagcatttctgctgtaatTCACTTGAAAACAGAGCCCGGGTTGTTAGGGGGTTGATCTCTGCACAGATGTGTGCAGATAGTCCTGGGCTGACTTACCTGCTCCAGCGCTGGCCCAGCAGCCGGGCGGCTTTACCAGGCTGGGATTAGAATATTAATAGTTTCACTGGCTCATATTTCCATGCTCAAGGATTGTCAGAGGTACGGCGGCCAGTTCTGAACACAGGCAGAAAGTTTCTTGTGCCAAATGCCAGGCAGATGTGTGATTGGAGATATTTTCAAGTCCTGGATGGAAGAATCCAATGCAGGGCTCTGGTGTTTGATGTCCAGGGTAGTCTTAAGCAAATATGGGCTGTGGACATGTGATACGGACTTTTCCATTCACATCTGCTCTGAGGACAGACCTCCCTCCGGCCCCATCCTTAGGGTGGAAATGCTTCAGGACAAGGGATCTGGAGAGTCCACAGCGGGAGGAGATGGGAGGAGCGAGCTTGGAGCTGTCCTAGTCCAGACCGCCCTCTGATAACGGCTCTTTGTTTTAGTCTGAAGAAGATTTcctggaaaggaggaaggaggtggAAAGGCTCCTGAAGAAGAACGCGGATTGGATATGGGATTGGTCCAGCAGGCCCGAGAACATCCCCCCGAAGTGAGTGCTGGCAGTGGCGCTGCGTGAGCTCGGCCGCAGCTTTTACCGCCAGTCTAAACACATCTCGTTAACGCTGTGACTGTGTTTGCTCCCCCAAACCAGGGAATTCCTCTTCAAACACCCCAGGCGCACAGCGACCCTGAGCATGAGGAATACCAGCGTCATGAAGAAAGGAGGGATATTCTCAGCGGAATTCTTGAAGGTTTTTCTCCcgtctctgcttctttctcatTTGCTTGCCATTGGACTAGGgtaagttttaatttaaaaagaagaatgtatttttttcacctgttttcTCTGAGGCCTAATTCTGACTCCCAGTTCCCTCACTGAACGTATGTTCTTGATCCTCAGGGTCTACATCGGGAGACGCCTCACGACCACAGCTTCGAGCAGCACGTTTTAAAGGCACCTGCAGTGGAGTTTGGAAGCAAAGCAAATACTGAGCTGGGAGCACAGGAGGTGAAGAGCAGAACTGTCCGAGCTCGAGCTGACTACGTGATCTATaactgttgtgtttctggttcaggaagagggaaagagacACTAAAGCTGAGGGATCAGATACAGTCTCCGGATCAGTTCACAGAGCATGGTTTAGATGCTGTAACATCCACTCTATTGCTTTGTAGTGAAGTATCTTTGAAAATTAAACCACTTGGTGTTTCAAAACAAGCCTAGCTTTACTAGAGCAGTTGTGGTTCAGCTGGGTATTCACCTGCACTGCTGTCTCATTGTACTTCATCCGTGTGAGTGTTCGTCACTGCTGCTGTAATCATGACAATAAGGGATTAGCCTAAACAATGTGTGGCCTTATGTATCCGATACGGGAATTTGGAGCTTTTCCCTCGCTTGAGGCAGCTCCTTCCTGGGTCGGTTCTGCTCAGCTCCTCGTGTCCATGGGCACCGTCAGCTGCGAGAAACGAGCAGAGCACTGAAACTTCCCTCGGCTTTCACTAGTTCAGAGTGTGATGCGCAACAGCCTGAATTAAAATTTGGACTTTAGTGCCTAATAAATAGTTTCTTTTGCAAAGACACTTATTTAACTCCCCAATTATTAGACGTTCCTTCTGTTGTATCTACTTGCAGACTACTGCTTCTCAGTCTTTTTATCTGTAAAGTAACAACATTTGCATCTTCTATTTGCCTCATCCTTGTATAGATTTAAAAAAGGGTTgcttgcttatttgtttttactaATGGAATGCTTTTTCATTCAGTGATTTTACCTTatttaatgagaagaaaatgaatgtttgcCAAAATATCGcgttttatatatttaaataaaaaggttCCCTGTGGATTCAGAgttttctcattcctttttctCTATAATTGTTGAGAGTGGCtgacgatgctctttgtctttaaATGAGAGATTCACACTGTTCACTTGCATAACTGATGTAAGTTTCTGTAGAAAACAGCTTTGTTGCTTGTTCTTGAACTTGCCTGTGGCTCAGCTGGCAGAAGAAGCCACTTGGTGAACAGAAACTCACTGAACTTGCAGATGCACATTTGACTTTGTACTGTcatcatcatttaaaaataaatttgctacTTTATCCTTATTTAGCAGTCctgactttttcttctctgcttgaAGCAGAACCCATAAACCCGCGGTTGACAGGTGCCCGTGACGCTGCTCAGAGCCGCGGGTGCCCTGGCCCTGGGTTGCAGCTCTTGGGCTCCTCGTGCGAATTTCATCACACACCAtttgcagcaggagcagcatctgtttggggtttttactGTATGTGCAataaaaaccagattttttaggattattttaatttctgaataatATTTCCCATGTGTGACATAGGACACAGGTTTTTTCAACCTGACTACAGGCAGAGCTGATCCTCAGTGTCCCACcaaaacagtattaaaaacatTGGCGTCAGAATGACACTCAGATCAACGGCTTCAACCTcctttgaaaaagcaaagcttttttaATACACTGCATccaaatgtaaatgaaaa
The genomic region above belongs to Caloenas nicobarica isolate bCalNic1 chromosome 7, bCalNic1.hap1, whole genome shotgun sequence and contains:
- the BNIP3 gene encoding BCL2/adenovirus E1B 19 kDa protein-interacting protein 3 is translated as MSRHSSQDENLQGSWVELHFSSNGNGGGSAVTPTGQEQVPASISIHNGDMEKILLDAQHESGRSSSRESSHCDSPPRSQTPQDSHRALELESHSSGEKNSFQSEEDFLERRKEVERLLKKNADWIWDWSSRPENIPPKEFLFKHPRRTATLSMRNTSVMKKGGIFSAEFLKVFLPSLLLSHLLAIGLGVYIGRRLTTTASSSTF